A stretch of Zootoca vivipara chromosome 13, rZooViv1.1, whole genome shotgun sequence DNA encodes these proteins:
- the LOC132592903 gene encoding olfactory receptor 13H1-like: MQEVGENETAVSEFILIGWSGRPKSRMVLMTVFIISYFITVLGNGLIVVVVICDPRLHNPMYFFLCNLSIIDLCLTTTSLPQSIANCLVDRPVMSLAACYTQMYSILLFGTTECFFLAVMAYDRYIAISNPLCYTLIINRTVCILLATSTWMAAFLITVVPCLAKPARFCGNNEVDHIGCEFKSMFKLICTDTSMSQIIVYFTSTLSLILPLSFILFSYMRILAAIVRMHSEGGRMQAFSTCGSHLAVVTMYYGTAIFVYLFPQNEKTHEMEKVLAAFSAVLTPVFNPLVCTLRNQEVLGALKRLLGNKKPGITY; the protein is encoded by the coding sequence ATGCAGGAAGTAGGCGAAAATGAAACAGCTGTGTCTGAATTTATCCTCATCGGCTGGTCAGGTCGACCCAAGTCAAGGATGGTTTTAATGACAGTTTTTATAATTTCCTACTTCATAACAGTTCTTGGGAATGGACTTATTGTTGTGGTAGTCATATGTGACCCACGGCTCCACAACCCCATGTATTTTTTCCTCTGCAATTTGTCCATTATTGACCTCTGCCTCACAACAACGTCACTCCCACAATCTATAGCCAACTGCTTAGTGGACAGGCCTGTAATGTCTCTTGCTGCATGCTACACACAAATGTATTCTATTCTCTTATTTGGTACAACCGAATGTTTCTTCCTGGCTGTCATGGCTTATGACCGATACATTGCCATCTCCAATCCACTGTGCTACACACTCATTATTAACAGGACAGTGTGCATCTTGTTGGCAACTTCTACATGGATGGCAGCCTTTCTTATAACAGTAGTGCCTTGTCTTGCTAAGCCAGCTAGGTTTTGCGGAAACAATGAGGTGGACCATATAGGATGTGAATTCAAATCTATGTTTAAGCTCATTTGTACGGATACCTCTATGAGCCAAATAATCGTATACTTCACCAGTACTTTGTCACTAATTCTTCCCCTTAGTTTTATCCTTTTCTCCTATATGCGCATTCTAGCAGCCATTGTAAGAATGCACTCAGAAGGAGGCAGAATGCAGGCTTTCTCTACATGTGGGTCTCACCTGGCGGTAGTGACTATGTACTATGGCACAGCCATATTTGTCTACCTTTTCCCTCAGAATGAGAAGACTCATGAGATGGAAAAAGTACTCGCAGCATTCAGTGCAGTGCTTACACCTGTGTTTAACCCTTTAGTTTGCACACTCAGAAACCAGGAAGTTTTGGGTGCACTGAAGAGACTTTTAGGTAACAAAAAGCCAGGCATCACATACTAA
- the LOC132592902 gene encoding olfactory receptor 13H1-like: MPELGELNDTEITEFVLIGFSGKPKTRMGLMSFLILAYLVTVIGNGLILFVYVAEPRLHNPMYFFLCNLSVLDVCYTTTSVPQAIANCLVDRPVMSFNMCYLQMYTGLYLGSTECFLLAVMAYDRYIAISNPLRYMVIMNWKVCIALAAVSWVGAFMLSIVPCLANPARFCGHNEVDQITCELTALMKLICSDNAVGQLVMYFTSSFTLLFPFSFILFSYLRIIVAILRIHSSGGRWKAFSTCGSHLTVVCIYYGTCIFTYLKPQSKVMEEKDKVITVIYGTVVPLLNPLIYTLRNQEVKGALKRLTGKKQRSKH; this comes from the coding sequence ATGCCAGAACTAGGAGAACTGAATGATACTGAGATAACTGAATTTGTCCTCATTGGATTCTCAGGGAAACCCAAGACAAGGATGGGTTTAATGAGCTTTCTTATCTTAGCCTACCTAGTGACAGTAATTGGAAATGGACTCATTCTCTTTGTATACGTAGCTGAGCCCCGGCTTCATAATCCAATGtattttttcctttgcaatttGTCTGTACTTGATGTCTGTTATACTACAACTTCAGTCCCGCAAGCTATTGCCAACTGTTTGGTGGACAGACCGGTCATGTCCTTTAACATGTGCTACCTTCAAATGTACACTGGCTTATACCTTGGATCAACAGAATGCTTCCTGCTTGCTGTCATGGCTTATGACCGATATATTGCCATCTCCAATCCCTTACGTTATATGGTCATCATGAACTGGAAAGTTTGCATTGCTTTGGCAGCTGTCTCCTGGGTAGGTGCCTTCATGTTATCTATAGTTCCTTGTCTTGCTAACCCAGCACGTTTTTGCGGACACAATGAAGTGGATCAGATAACATGTGAGCTCACAGCCCTCATGAAATTAATTTGCTCAGATAATGCTGTGGGCCAACTTGTTATGTATTTTACAAGCAGCTTCActctcctcttccccttctctttcatCCTCTTTTCCTATTTACGTATTATTGTGGCCATCCTAAGGATTCATTCGTCGGGTGGGAGGTGGAAAGCTTTCTCCACCTGTGGATCCCACTTGACTGTGGTGTGCATCTACTATGGAACGTGCATATTCACCTATCTGAAACCTCAGTCTAAGGTGATGGAAGAAAAAGACAAAGTTATAACTGTGATTTATGGAACAGTTGTTCCTCTGTTAAACCCGCTAATCTACACACTGCGAAACCAAGAAGTGAAAGGTGCACTTAAAAGGCTGACTGGGAAGAAACAGAGATCTAAGCATTGA
- the LOC132592901 gene encoding olfactory receptor 13H1-like, translating to MNESEITEFVLIGFSGHPKTKIGLAALMTIIYLGNIIGNGLIVFVVTADPRLHNPMYFFLCNLSIIDICLCTSSVPQSIANCLVDRPVMSFAKCYIQMYTGIYLGSTECFLLAVMAYDRYVAISNPLRYMLIMNWKVCIVLAIVSWTMAFLLAIVPCLANPAHFCGHNEVDHFACELTALMKLICSNMAVGQLTMYFTSTCTVLFPFCFIIFSYVRILVAILRIHSSGSRLKAFSTCGSHLAVVLVFFGNAIALYIKPQSKDNQASDKIIYIFNQALVPMLNPLIYTLRNQDVLGALKKLVGKNLQS from the coding sequence ATGAATGAGTCTGAAATCACTGAATTTGTCCTCATTGGATTTTCTGGACATCCCAAAACAAAGATAGGATTGGCAGCTTTAATGACCATCATCTACTTGGGAAACATAATTGGAAATGGACTCATTGTCTTTGTTGTTACAGCTGATCCTCGGCTCCATAATCCAATGTACTTCTTCCTCTGCAATCTGTCCATCATTGATATCTGTCTTTGTACATCTTCAGTTCCACAATCTATTGCCAACTGTTTGGTGGACAGACCCGTCATGTCTTTTGCTAAATGTTATATTCAGATGTACACTGGCATATACCTTGGATCAACAGAATGTTTCTTGTTGGCAGTCATGGCTTATGACCGGTATGTTGCCATCTCCAATCCACTCCGTTATATGCTTATCATGAACTGGAAAGTTTGCATTGTTTTAGCTATTGTATCATGGACAATGGCCTTCTTACTTGCTATCGTTCCCTGTCTTGCAAATCCTGCCCATTTCTGTGGACATAATGAAGTGGATCATTTTGCATGTGAGCTCACAGCCCTCATGAAATTGATTTGTTCAAACATGGCTGTGGGACAACTGACAATGTACTTCACCAGCACCTGCACAGTTCTTTTCCCCTTCTGTTTCATCATTTTTTCCTATGTGCGTATCCTTGTGGCCATTTTGAGAATCCATTCATCTGGCAGCAGACTGAAAGCTTTCTCTACTTGTGGATCTCACCTAGCTGTGGTGCTGGTGTTCTTTGGAAATGCTATAGCACTATACATCAAGCCTCAGTCTAAAGACAATCAGGCTAGTGACAAAATTATTTATATCTTTAATCAAGCACTAGTACCCATGTTAAACCCTTTAATCTACACACTGAGAAACCAGGATGTATTAGGAGCACTTAAAAAGCTGGTGGGGAAGAACCTGCAGTCATAA
- the LOC132592899 gene encoding olfactory receptor 13H1-like, producing the protein MEEENETTVTEFVLIGYSGRPKTRIGLLVFVTVVYSITVVGNGLIILVIASDPRLHNPMYFFLSNLSLLDIGYSTSSVPQSIANLLVDKPTMSYTMCYLQMSISVGLGVTECFLLAIMAYDRYIAISSPLHYTLIMSRKFCIQLAAGTWASGLFLGVIPIYTMPARFCKQNVIDHLTCELKAVLKLVCSDTSMNQLVMFLTGVLTLLAPFAFIIFSYLRIVVAILRIHSSGGRQKAFSTCASHLTVVTIFYGTAIFSYLRPQTKSTHELDKIISAFYGIVTPMLNPLIYTLRNQEVKGALKRLVGRKEN; encoded by the coding sequence ATGGAAGAGGAAAATGAGACGACAGTAACTGAGTTTGTCCTCATCGGCTATTCTGGTAGACCAAAGACAAGGATAGGATTACTAGTTTTCGTGACTGTTGTGTATTCTATAACAGTGGTGGGAAATGGCCTCATCATCTTGGTGATTGCAAGTGACCCTCGACTCCACAACCCCATGTACTTTTTCCTCAGTAACCTTTCCCTCCTTGACATTGGATATTCAACATCTTCAGTCCCACAGTCCATTGCAAACCTCCTGGTGGACAAGCCCACCATGTCCTATACAATGTGTTACTTGCAAATGAGCATTAGTGTTGGCTTGGGCGTGACTGAATGCTTCCTTTTGGCCATCATGGCTTATGATAGGTATATAGCCATTTCCAGTCCACTACATTACACACTAATAATGAGCAGGAAGTTTTGTATTCAGTTAGCAGCCGGGACATGGGCAAGTGGCTTATTCTTGGGGGTAATCCCCATTTATACCATGCCAGCTCGCTTTTGTAAACAAAATGTGATTGACCATTTGACATGTGAACTCAAAGCAGTTTTGAAGTTGGTTTGTTCAGATACCTCCATGAACCAACTGGTGATGTTCTTAACTGGCGTTCTTACCTTGCTTGCCCCCTTTGCCTTTATCATTTTCTCATACCTGCGTATTGTTGTGGCAATTCTGAGAATTCATTCATCAGGTGGGAGACAGAAGGCCTTCTCCACATGTGCATCCCACTTGACAGTAGTAACAATCTTCTATGGCACTGCTATATTCTCGTATCTCCGACCACAAACTAAAAGTACCCATGAATTGGACAAGATAATTTCTGCCTTCTATGGAATAGTGACTCCCATGTTAAATCCACTCATATATACactcaggaatcaggaagtaaaAGGAGCATTAAAAAGACTTGTGGGAAGAAAAgagaattaa
- the LOC118078159 gene encoding olfactory receptor 13H1-like, translating to MNETDITEFVLTGFSGHPKIRTGLAALMTIIYLGNVVGNGLIVFVVTADPRLHNPMYFFLCNLSIIDIGLSTFSVPQSIANCLVDRPVMSFASCYIQMYAGIYLGGTECFLLAVMAYDRYVAISSPLRYMIIMNWRVCVVLAIATWTMAFLLAIIPCLAKPAHFCGHNEVDHFACELTALMKLMCSDMAVSQLIMYFTSTFTVLFPFCLILFSYARIIVTILRIDSSGGRKKAFSTCGSHLAAVVVFFGNAIVQYIKPQSKDNQDSDKIIFVFNAAVIPMLNPLIYTLRNQDVLGALKRLTQKKL from the coding sequence ATGAATGAGACTGACATCACTGAATTTGTCCTCACTGGATTTTCCGGACATCCCAAAATAAGAACAGGATTAGCGGCTCTAATGACCATCATCTACTTAGGAAATGTTGTTGGAAATGGACTCATTGTCTTCGTGGTCACAGCAGATCCGCGGCTTCACAATCCAATGTATTTTTTCCTTTGCAATCTGTCCATCATTGATATTGGTCTTTCTACTTTTTCAGTTCCACAATCTATTGCCAACTGTTTGGTGGACAGACCCGTCATGTCTTTTGCTTCATGTTACATTCAAATGTATGCTGGCATATACCTAGGAGGAACAGAATGTTTCCTGTTAGCAGTCATGGCTTATGACCGGTATGTTGCCATCTCCAGTCCACTGCGTTATATGATTATCATGAACTGGAGGGTTTGCGTTGTTTTGGCTATTGCAACGTGGACAATGGCTTTCTTGCTCGCTATCATTCCCTGTCTTGCAAAACCAGCCCACTTCTGTGGGCACAATGAGGTGGATCATTTTGCCTGTGAGCTCACAGCCCTCATGAAGTTGATGTGTTCAGACATGGCAGTGAGCCAACTGATCATGTACTTTACCAGCACCTTCACAGTACTTTTCCCCTTCTGCTTGATCCTTTTTTCCTATGCACGAATAATTGTGACCATTTTGAGAATAGATTCATCTGGTGGCAGAAAGAAAGCTTTCTCTACTTGTGGATCTCACCTGGCTGCGGTGGTGGTTTTCTTTGGAAATGCTATAGTCCAATACATCAAGCCTCAATCTAAGGACAATCAGGATAGTGAtaaaattatttttgtctttaaTGCAGCAGTAATACCCATGTTAAACCCTTTAATCTATACACTGAGAAACCAAGATGTGCTTGGGGCACTTAAAAGACTGACACAGAAGAAACTGTAA
- the LOC132592904 gene encoding olfactory receptor 2K2-like: MYALLLFGTTECFLLAVMAYDRYVAISNPLRYTMIMNRTVCILLATATWTASFMITVIQSIANPIRFCGNNEVDHIGCEVKSVIKLICAESSSSQISMYFTSTLTLVLPLGFILFSYMRILVTILRIHSEGGRTKAFSTCGSHLTVVIMYYGTAIFTYLLPQNAGTHEIEKIISPFNSVLTPMFNPLIYTLRNQEVLGALKKLIGKKKPDITY; the protein is encoded by the coding sequence ATGTATGCTCTTCTTCTGTTCGGTACAACAGAATGTTTCCTTCTGGCTGTCATGGCTTATGATCGTTATGTTGCCATTTCCAATCCGCTGCGTTACACCATGATTATGAACAGAACAGTGTGCATCCTCCTCGCCACCGCAACATGGACTGCTTCCTTTATGATTACTGTGATTCAATCTATTGCTAATCCCATTCGATTCTGTGGAAACAATGAGGTTGACCATATAGGATGTGAAGTTAAATCTGTTATTAAGCTCATTTGTGCAGAGTCCTCTTCAAGCCAGATAAGCATGTACTTCACTAGCACTTTGACACTGGTTCTTCCTTTGGGCTTCATCCTTTTTTCCTACATGCGCATTCTTGTGACCATCCTTAGGATCCACTCAGAAGGAGGTAGGACAAAGGCTTTCTCCACCTGTGGTTCCCATCTGACTGTAGTGATCATGTACTATGGCACAGCTATATTCACTTACCTCCTACCACAAAATGCAGGGACACATGAGATAGAAAAAATAATATCTCCATTTAATTCAGTGCTGACTCCCATGTTTAATCCTTTAATTTATacactcagaaaccaagaagtCTTGGGTGCATTGAAGAAACTGATAGGTAAGAAAAAACCAGACATAACATATTAA